The segment TAATGGGATTCATATTGTCCCTACATTACATTTGGGTTTTTTTTAACCTTAGAAAAATATACACTTTCTTTGTGTTGTGGATATTTTATAGTGCTTATAAGGTAAGAATTCTCCAAAAAACATGATTTTGGTTGCAAATTTAGCCATTTGTGTCTTACTCTCGTAAATTTACATCATTGGATTTCTAAGCATTGGACCTTATGGTAGAATAGACATTTAGCCCTATTTTAGAatgtttttgttttgtcatttatgttagCTATGGCTTCTTAGATGTGAGGCTTACACCCTCTATTGACTTGTTTATAGTATCCATCTttttaatttccaaaaataatttatgGACATAATGCTAGCTTGGGTGAGATTTCCTTATCTACCTTACAATTCTTTTTCAACTCAATTTTTGAGGCCATTAGGAATACTTAGCGTCAATTCCTCAAGGAGGACTTTATTTCTTTAGATCAAACTAATACCTCCCTCGCATATATACCCATAATTGTCAATCTATCAAAAGGTTTACTTAGGGAGGTTATTTTACAAGTGAATGATTAAATTTTATGTTAGTCTATTTATTATGTGGGTGTCCACTTTCAATTTGAATTTTGTTTGAACTAggcattttgtttgattttttttaatgttatttgtaTGTCTTGTTCGTCTAATTTGTGCACAATGTCCTTCCCCATCATCTTATTATGCAAAATAAATTATTGTGATTtctattgattgaatttgacatcttataaccttcttctcaattaattaatttacaatacAACCAAAAAGATATGAACTCACATGACCTAAATTTTAAGGAAATGGATCAACCTATAATCACAGATTGAATAGTGCAATAACTAGATATTATAATATGGTTTTTGTTGACTTACATAAGGTTCCTCACAAAATGACAATGTTTCTTTGCCACCTATTTTGCACTCTCATTATCTAATGTCAACAAGGAACTTTGTAACTTGTGTTCAAGTCGTTGTATTTCAAAGTTGCAACCAATCTACAAGAATAGAACCTTTTGCTATCCATACCTTTTCATAATGTTATGATTATTTTGCTAGAAAATCTCTTACTTTTGGTAAATTCTTAAAGTGTGTTTGCACACATCTCTAAAAATAATTATTAGTTTATGAGAAAATTTGAATGTCAAGCAATTATAAGAAAAATAGTTTATAAAATCTCACCAAATATTTTAACTTTCATGATATTTTAAATTGTAATTTATAATACTTAACAATCTTaaaataataattacatacaaTATATCTATCTAACAAGATACTAACAATAATATTAttgaaaattttatatatttttttatttggatCAATTCTATCATTTTATAATGTTTCTACACTTTGTAGACTTCTCTTGTCTATTTACTGCATTCGATGAAGCTTAAAGTTTTTATACATTATCTCGTACAATAATTTTTAATACAAATAATTATATTTAACTGTTTATATAAAGACTATCTTATTTATCGAGAAATACAATCTATtaacaataaaaagaaaaatcatataaatatcttcctcttATTTTTAATTTTACAAATAGTTATGATATTCTAATCTTCAATAATTTGGTGTTGTTAATGTACTATTACTTTCTACAGACTCTTTGTTTTCTGCTTTATATATAAAAGcaattaaaagaaaaacaaaatacaCGCCAGTACTTTACAAtgaaaaattatatacaacagatcACATGGTGCAAATTTCTCGTCATTTTTTTCATAGAACGTAAACCAAAACTACATGGAATGAATCTGCAGTTTACACGCCtaccaaattttctctcctttacTTAAGGCAATATATATTCCCTCAAACTAAATATACGCAATTGACACTTGTATTACCTGTGATGATTAAACAAATGTTTATCAGAACCGTGCTTTATTAGCTCATCACATTTTGGAAGGACAATTCATCTAGGTAAACGAGAAACCATAGGAAAGGATAAGCACTTCGCATTTTCAGCAAGTTTCAAGTATGCTCTCTAGGGAGGGTTTCCATGGAAAATTACCTTCATTTACATTTCCTCTCTCCATTTGTTGGGATTTCGCATGGTTGAGGCATGAATCCAGTATTCTTTCCACCGTCTCAGAACTCTCTTGACTCTCTGCCATCATTTCAATAAGCTCAGCTCTTCTCATACGCACTTTAACCTGAAAAGCTCCATTATCTTCACTGATCTCAGAAGATGAGTTATCTAATGATGGCTCACAATTCTTGTGAGAAATATAAGAAATGGATCTGCGCGTTAAGAGCACACTTTGAAGCCTGGACTTTGCATTCGTGGGTATCCCTGAACAGACCCTTAGTGGGTGATTCTCCACCTTTGGCAATTCAACAAGAAAATAGAGATGGTTAGCTTTGAGAGTGGCAGATCCATCCAGAGGTTTTGCTCTGATTCCCATATGACGAACTGCTTCTGAATGCAAAATTACATAACCTGGATAATCTGCGAGGATATCATCTACTATGAGAGGCCCCTTCACCTTCAACACTTGCCCATCTAACTTCATTATCTTAACATACCCGTGATGTCGTCTGAACAAAATTGCGTTGCCCATCAAGTCGAATTAGGGAAACTAATTTTTAAAAACAAACATCTGTTATTGGGAGTATTATATTTTTGGCAGCATTAATTTCTGTTATCAAACGCATGGCAATAGTCAAACTCAGCCTTTAAAGCAGAAGGCTCCACATCGAGTTCTAGATGTCTTTCACGGTCAACATTCTAGATATTAATGTCTCTCACAGTCAACATTCTAGATATTTCTCTATCATTTATTGCTGCTTTATTTTCACAACTACTCTATAGACCATAACATCAATGTTAATCCCCTCAATGTGATTATAACGTAATTGCTCCTCAGTTTATGTTGAGTCTAGCTCTGTAGAGTTGTAATAGGCTATGGAAAACAgcagaatgtaatggtgtttgagaGTTGAAGAGCTGGACCTCTGTTTAAAGTTTGTGGGATGTAGTATATTATTCTGATAATTATAAAATGGTATGTATGTTATTTTTCTTGTTATTCCTCCTTCCTCTCCATTCCATCATATATGGGTTTATAGATATGTCGGTAGTTAGCGACAATTTTGGGCCCATGACGAACGTGTTTTGATTGTTAGCGCCGGTCAACAATCAGCAGCGGCGGTTCCAAATAGTTTTCCTAGGACACGTGTTTTACCAATCTCTATCGTAATAGACCGCAAAGTGAGGAGACGACTGGCTCTTTCGTACCAATATTTCTTTGGTGAAGATTTTTGCTTGGGAGCACTCATATTTAAATATTTAGTTTTGGAATTTGGTAAAAAGAATATACAATATATGTTAAATGACAAAGAAAGTATTTCGATGTTAATTGTGTGAAAATATTTGTATTAACATTTTGAATCATGTTAATTATGATTTGGTAGTGGTGTTGGATGTGTGATTTGATGTTGTAGTTTTGTCACGATGGACAAATGGAGATTTCTCTTTTCTTAGTGTGATAATGGAAGTTATTTCTAGTGGGGCAAGAGCACCACTTATCATCCATGTTCCAATCCCATTCGCTCCTTGCATACCCAACCtctcaattactaactttaaagaaaccgaAAAAAAAATACTAGAAATccattaataaattttacatgtaccAATAGCTGCCAATTTTTTAGTTTTTTCAGAGCATAATTGGCCAATTTGTGCACCATTATTGGTACCCATAATACACAATTACTAGggaatttgtgcataagtattgacaattttaagtgcatggttattggggcatcttcaAGAGGTGATACTTTTGAATATGTATTTTTGGACCCTTGCGTGCAAAACGGATCCCACAACATGCATCATTAGTACTGAGAAGCCAGAACAATAGTTGTAAGTTGTTAAGTCACATGCAAAGACAACAAAAAAGAAGTCAAAATCCAATATACTATTTAGAATTTATAGGTATGTGGCGTTAGCTATAATGACTAGTGGTATGCTTTCCCTAGTAATGAGGGTCTACTTAAGATTGTCTTTAGTAGTTCTAGTCATGAAATACCTACTCAACACACTTATGAATGGGTCCCTCTTCCTATCAAGACATTTGATCCTCTTGGTCCACTAACTACAAGTTGGATGGTGGATTTCAAGGTGTATGCAAATGATTCTAAATACTAAAATTGATGTTCAAATATAATATagataattaaaatttataaaatatttatgttTAATTAGAGACATAGTTTTTATATGAAAACGAAATCAttaattatcaaaaacaatattATTAATTCAAAGTAGTTAAATAAGTTAGTCATGAAATATTTCttctatttataaatataattttaaatcgTTATATAGAAATTTATTTCTtactttaattttttcaaataatttcaaataatatgaaaaatatGAGAATTGTTGTTAATTTGACTATTATAAATATCTTAAACATATTTATCAAACAAAAGAATTTAATtttaaactattttatttacttcaTTATTTCTTTATTTTACTTAACaattatttaagaattatttgattactttaaaaattatatgaaaattattttatttttatttatatgtttAATTTTATTGATACTACAttagaattaatttatttcttaaggaatatttatatgtttttattttttcaatatatattgttatattttaattttgatatacaGTCATGAAATAAAACTCCTTGATGCCACTTTGTAAAATTTATcatcattaataaaaaatatttaataaatcatgTTAATTAATTATATGTGTGGATATTTCCTATAATAGAGAAAATGAGAATATAATGGTATGGGGTTTATACTTGTCACAAAATTTGAAATGACATGACCACCTTCTGTTGTAAAGAAATAACTTTTTAATCAAAATTAGATTTTGTGAATAAGGCAATCAATTATCTTAATAGACATGTCATgcaataatttatatttaaaatttataagtaatataaataaatatgcaTAGATAGTTCTAACGAATGATAGATAGTCATTCactattttattataaattttgaaaaataatttacaaTCACTTCTTATATGTATTGGAAAAATAATAATGAAATCTAGAATAGATCTCTCTCAAAATTGAGTGGATGAATTTTATTTAGTTTTCCACAAAGATCTAATATATGACACATGTGAATAAGCTTGCTAATATTAATTATATGTGAAGTATTTTACCatgatatttaaaatttgataattttaaaGCACCGACTTTGTATTTAAAATATAATGAAAAAATCATTGAATCATAATGACCAAGTTCTCCCTAGTCAATAACTTGATCAGACCAACCTCACAATCTTGAAAATGATCCTAGATAAATTTATTTACTCATAAAATATGGTAAAATGAGTAGATAAAAATTTTATTCACTTTAGTGGTCTAAAATGTTCATTTTACGTTGTCAAACTTTTAAATGTACCCCTCCTTTTGGTTTGGGTGGAACAACTGTCTTCTTATGATAGACTTTTGCAGTTCGTTGCAGGAACTAAAATTATGTTGTAAACCTAGATTTTTTAGGTTGTCTGATTCATTGCATGGGAGGTGTTTCCTGCATTATGTTGAAAATAATAGTCAGCCTAATTACATAGAAGCGATTCTTTCAGTAGAACCATTAATCCTTGAGTATTATTGACGTTCTTTCTTTTTCCCTTGAAAGTGATATAATGTTATAGTGAGTGGTCC is part of the Cryptomeria japonica chromosome 10, Sugi_1.0, whole genome shotgun sequence genome and harbors:
- the LOC131063413 gene encoding uncharacterized protein At1g66480, whose amino-acid sequence is MGNAILFRRHHGYVKIMKLDGQVLKVKGPLIVDDILADYPGYVILHSEAVRHMGIRAKPLDGSATLKANHLYFLVELPKVENHPLRVCSGIPTNAKSRLQSVLLTRRSISYISHKNCEPSLDNSSSEISEDNGAFQVKVRMRRAELIEMMAESQESSETVERILDSCLNHAKSQQMERGNVNEDCGSDLQLQRTSIKMVWRGNRNGGAHGNADPAVMGMLR